In one window of Syngnathus typhle isolate RoL2023-S1 ecotype Sweden linkage group LG7, RoL_Styp_1.0, whole genome shotgun sequence DNA:
- the reln gene encoding reelin isoform X1 codes for MAAAWASLGGAFGCALLALVLGSSNVDFGVPPASFYPRFNPFFFLCTHHAEMDGVGVTEGGAEVLLTLQIMGSPTAYTPGQEYQVTISTSVSFDGLLVTGLYTSTPVQSAPIPAPAAFGFGVMPERQFSGTQFVCSVVASHVSHQPSTSFSFVWIAPPPGTGCVNFLATATHRGQILFKDALAQQLCEQGAPTESPLRPSLLEVHANHAVLRDDFDSNLQGELDPTIWSGCTNCELGEQCGVLMHGRAVTFCEPLGERELTTVPLNTSTASVLQFALGSGSCRFSYSDPSIIVSYSLSGNPNNSDWITLEKIRAPTNSSTFVHLLPMPARSRAENVHLRWSQEAPEGLEGYESCWGVDNVLLLNAAHKAPLMEDNLDPPDTANWLFFPGATVKHACQSEGNALYFHGGEALGHNFASSRDIDLHREEGRSYWEEDFESPPSNWDIQGAVYGTQCGEIESGTSLVFEMDGRRRVCTPYIDTTSYGNLRFHFSMGGGECDPGESHDHNVILFGRSEGRRERVILDTLPYSSYRTPAVVSVALSSELQTPVTQFCLEQHSHGGANRHVWAVDFMQLLPVLPGTHTHVVQFSINLGCGSYQPANSVNLEFSTNGGRSWSLLHTECLPELCAGPHVAHSTIYSSENYSGWTRISIPLPNAALTETTRFRWKQSGTGLGNMWAIDNVYIGPACLRFCSGRGHCSRTGCKCDPGFSGPACELASQTFPAFLSESFSSPRLSSYHSFSSLRGAEVSFSCGVLASGKALVFNRDSRRHLVTAPLDSSQARYLQFTLRLGSRSTLSSCPAPDQAGEGVLLHYSTDNGITWTLLQHYAYQGFHEPRIVSVELPAGARKFGVQFRWWQPYHSGRGHDVWALDEITMTSVLFNTISLDFSNVLDVTQSLGFYLGHVQPYCQHDWTLSFSGEPSPGSSIRYVETQSMQIGASYSLQFSLVMGCGRESSPHIDTQVRLEFSTNHGLTWHLVKEACLPGMPSCSEFTAPSVYHPSEFTNWRRITLSLPQKTWSSATRFRWIQNYYGEQDEWALDDIYIGQQCPNMCHGHGWCDHGHCRCDDNFSGTDCLPSSPLSSSVLSDFESQDALLATWQEVIGGEVVNPDVGCGVVSSGSSLYFSKAGLRQLVSWDLDTEWAEFVQFYLRVGGDWADCNQADSREEGVLLQYSNDGGINWGLIAEMYFTDFTKPRFVHYELPLASKTPCTRFRWWQPLHSGDGYDQWAIDDIIILSEREKHIIPMASPTLPQNFYEKPAFDYPLNQMSVWLMLGNEGMERDSNNSFCAPTASSMVFGRSDGDRVAVTRDLALRSGYTLQFKLNIGCESEFSASAPVLLQYSHDAGRTWALVKEGCYPGSPGAGNCEGSGRELREPTVYNTGDYEDWTRVTVVIPRNVAASKTRFRWFQESSIYRDAPAFALDGVYISEPCPNHCGGHGDCISGVCFCDMGYTVEQDSCVPSVASPTELSEGFEGKLSPLWQSLSGGQIGGGCSIISEGKALYFNSPGRREARTVPLDTTNTRLAQFYIRIGSKSLGPTCTRPRSRNEGVLVQFSTNNGVQWQFLRELDFSSFLEPQVVTIELPPHAKTPYTVFRWWQPQQGKHSAQWALDDVLIGVNDSSRTGFHDKFDGTTPLRHNWYRIQGGEVTVDCLSLDTALTFNSEAIDKKPRYAESWDFEVSGSSFLQFELSMGCSKSTSFSHGVRLEYSTDCGRHWSLITPECVPPAIGCAAYTQSSVYTSTQYKHWRRITVYLPSAANSPRTRFRWIQTHFTPGAEGWALDNVLLAPGCPWMCSGHGLCDNGHCVCDKGYEGAHCVPLAPLPSLLREDFNEHLQQEIWPEVYGAERGTLSGEPLKSGSALIFKGDGLRMIVSRDLDCTNTLYIQFSFKFITKGVPERSHSVLLQYSVNGGISWLLLDEFYFPASTDTLFLHLPLPTSARTNATRFRLWQPYNSGKKEEVWVIDDLIIDGSSLHNPLVVMDSFEEGPNASNWLFYPGGNTGLYCPYQKAGLEEDESAMLFVSSELGEHSITTRDIDVNENTIIQFEINVGCTAESSSAYPVRLEFSRDFGATWHLLLPLCAGGPQPSSLCSTELHPASVYFPGTTQGWRREVIHFGKLRLCGSVRFRWYQGFFSTGSAPPTWALDNVYIGPQCQDMCSGHGACIGGTHCMCDPGYSGSDCSVPDIPNPDFLKEDFEGGAVDVDLFRQLSGGKPSRKCGIMSSGNHLFFSEDGLRMLVTNELDLSNARFVQFFLRLGCGKTAPDPRSQPVLLQYSLNGGLTWGLLQEFLFSNSSNQARLVALEIPLRARASSTRLRWWQPSENGQFYSPWVIDQVVVGGSASGWGPLEDDFSSIDGRSWLLHPGGTRMPVCGSDGPAFAFIEKSNTRYAVTTDISLGQDAFIQFDFSASCSVTNSCYSVELEYSLDLGLTWQPVVRDCLPTSPDCSSYTLQRLLISDTYNKWGRVTIHIPSYARSPATRFRWFQQAPFDKQQTWALDNLYIGDGCPDMCSGHGRCQQSTCVCDPEWGGEYCDEPVAPLPSQLKDSFSRAPSLGHWHTLTGGKLSTLCGAVASGAALHFSGGCSRQLVTVDLNLTNAEFIQFYFMYGCMIPPSNRNQGVLLEYSLNGGIHWHLLTEIFYDLYTKPGFVNILLPPAARQEGVRVRWWQPQHDGVDQSDWALDNVLIAGSDTRAQISDTFGGVALPNHERAPADETSGPNSDLGELEETPIVSDHWLFSEDCSVQRFCSSPDGVMACGSADGREVYAVTHDIIAEKGWVMQFKIAVGCLVPDRAADRQVHVQYSADYGVTWKYLVPQCLPADPRCGGHVSQPSVFFPAEGWKRAVYPLPDGLAGTSVRFRFYQQHSDVQWGVENFYIGPACESHCGGHGDCLAQRCLCDPGFTGPNCYASAALKASLKERFDWEGAAGPQWQVLEGGRPCTDCGVLVEGTALYFGGADARQAVTADLDLRGAKFVEYWARIGSENNMSMCHRPTCRKEGVLLDYSTDGGVSWSLLHEMDYLKYVSVRRDYIVLPEGALTNATRLRWWQPFTISSGLASPSLERAQWAIDNILVGGSDINPSTLLDTFDDEGVSHEESWSFYPNAVRTAGFCGNPSFHLYWPNKKQDQTHNILATRELIVQPGYILQFQIVVGCEADTCEEHHSVLLQYRKDARSDSWQLVQSECLPSSVNNVGCSPFQFHESTIFSPVNSSTWTRVTVQLPDHVSSGATQFRWIQNEGTGKRQSWGVDRVYIGEACPGLCTGHGYCTSSVVCICDEGYHGDDCSLSTRDLPSSIKDNFESGDVSAESWQLIQGGGVGSGCGQLSPHAHGDSLYFNGCKMRQAVTKPLDLTRARYSKIMFVLQIGSAAQTDSCNIALDRADTVDRAVLLQYSVNNGVSWHVIAQHQPKDFIKAQRVSYNIPLEARVKGVMLRWWQPRHDGAGHDQWALDHVEVVLTRKQNYMMNFARQSGLRHYYSRKRRALARRA; via the exons AGCGACGGCCACACACCGAGGACAGATCCTTTTCAAAGATGCTCTGGCTCAGCAATTGTGTGAACAGGGAG CTCCAACAGAGTCGCCACTGAGACCAAGTCTAT tggagGTCCACGCTAACCACGCTGTGCTACGTGACGACTTTGACTCAAACCTGCAAGGAGAGCTGGACCCGACCATCTG GTCCGGGTGCACAAACTGTGAGCTGGGCGAGCAATGTGGGGTTCTGATGCACGGAAGAGCGGTGACCTTTTGTGAACCCCTTGGAGAGCGAGAGTTG ACAACTGTTCCTCTCAATACCAGCACAGCATCCGTCCTTCAGTTTGCCCTGG GTTCAGGCTCCTGTCGTTTCAGTTACTCCGACCCCAGCATCATTGTGTCATACAGCCTCAGTGGAAATCCCAACAACTCTGACTGGATCACGCTGGAGAAGATCAG AGCTCCTACCAACAGCAGCACTTTCGTCCACCTCCTTCCAATGCCGGCGAGGTCCAGGGCCGAGAATGTTCATCTCCGCTGGTCTCAGGAAGCACCTGAAGGCCTAGAAGGCTACGAGTCTTGCTGGGGGGTGGACAACGTGCTGCTGCTCAACGCTGCTCATAAAGCTCCTCTGATGGAGGACAACCTGGATCCCCCGGATACTGCCAACTGGCTTTTTTTCCCCGGCGCTACGGTCAAG CATGCTTGCCAGTCCGAAGGCAACGCGCTGTATTTCCATGGCGGGGAAGCACTCGGTCACAACTTCGCCTCTAGCAGAGATATCGACCTGCACCGTGAGGAGGGAAGAAGTTACTGGGAGGAGGACTTTGAGAGCCCACCCTCAAA CTGGGATATACAAGGAGCTGTGTACGGGACCCAGTGCGGTGAGATTGAGTCGGGGACGTCGCTGGTGTTTGAGATGGACGGTCGGAGGCGAGTGTGCACGCCCTACATCGACACCACCTCCTACGGAAACCTTCGCTTTCACTTCTCTATGG GTGGTGGTGAATGTGACCCCGGCGAGTCACATGATCACAATGTAATTCTGTTTGGAAGATCGGAAGGCAGGAGAGAACGTGTCATCCTCGACACTCTTCCCTATTCTTCTTACCGG ACACCTGCTGTGGTTTCCGTGGCGCTGTCCTCTGAGTTGCAAACACCAGTCACCCAGTTCTGCCTGGAGCAGCACTCACACGGCGGCGCCAACCGCCACGTGTGGGCCGTGGACTTTATGCAGCTGCTACCCGTGCTGCctggcacgcacacgcacgtcgTTCAGTTCTCCATTAACCTTGGCTGCGGTTCTTACCAGCCTGCCAACAG TGTCAACCTGGAGTTTTCCACCAATGGTGGTCGTTCATGGTCTCTGCTCCACACTGAGTGTCTCCCGGAGCTTTGTGCAGGACCACACGTAGCTCACAGTACCATCTACTCCTCTGAGAACTACAGCGG ATGGACCAGGATTTCGATCCCTCTGCCCAATGCTGCCCTGACCGAGACCACGCGATTTCGCTGGAAACAGTCTGGCACCGGATTGGGCAACATGTGGGCCATTGACAACG TTTATATTGGTCCAGCCTGCCTGCGCTTCTGCTCTGGAAGAGGACATTGTTCCCGCACCGGCTGCAA ATGTGACCCAGGCTTCAGCGGCCCAGCATGCGAGCTCGCCTCCCAGACCTTCCCGGCATTCTTATCCGAGAGTTTCTCTAGCCCACGCCTTTCCTCCTACCATAGCTTCTCCTCCCTCCGTGGAGCGGAGGTGAGCTTTAGCTGCGGTGTTCTGGCAAGCGGGAAAGCGCTTGTCTTCAACAGGGACAGCAGGAGGCACCTCGTCACCGCGCCGCTGGACAGCTCCCAGGCCAG ATACCTCCAGTTCACCCTCCGACTGGGCAGCCGGAGTACCCTGAGCTCCTGCCCTGCTCCAGACCAGGCAGGAGAGGGTGTGCTGTTGCATTACTCCACGGACAACGGCATAACCTGGACTCTGTTGCAGCACTACGCTTACCAAGGGTTCCACGAGCCAAG GATCGTGTCAGTTGAACTCCCAGCCGGCGCTCGAAAGTTCGGCGTGCAGTTCCGCTGGTGGCAGCCGTACCATTCCGGGCGCGGTCATGACGTCTGGGCGCTGGATGAAATTACCATGACCTCGGTCCTATTCAACACCATAAGTCTGGACTTCAGCAATGTCTTGGATGTTACACAGAGTCTTGGTTTTTACCTCGGACACGTCCAGCCTTACTGCCAGCATGATTGGACGCTCAG TTTCTCTGGTGAGCCAAGCCCCGGTTCCAGTATTCGGTATGTGGAGACTCAGTCGATGCAGATCGGCGCCTCCTACAGTCTGCAGTTCTCACTGGTGATGGGCTGCGGTCGCGAGTCGTCCCCTCATATTGATACTCAAGTCCGTCTGGAGTTCTCCACCAATCATGGACTCACTTGGCACCTGGTCAAGGAG GCCTGTCTGCCTGGCATGCCAAGTTGCTCCGAATTCACGGCTCCCAGCGTGTACCACCCATCAGAGTTCACAAACTGGAGGCGCATCACTTTGTCTCTTCCTCAAAAGACATG GTCCAGTGCCACACGTTTCCGGTGGATTCAAAACTACTACGGAGAGCAGGACGAGTGGGCCCTGGATGATATTTATATCGGCCAACAATGCCCCAATATGTGCCACGGACACGGCTGGTGTGACCACGGACACTGCAG GTGTGACGACAACTTCTCTGGAACAGACTGCTTGCCTTCCTCGCCTCTTTCGTCAAGCGTCCTCTCAGACTTTGAGTCGCAGGATGCACTGCTGGCCACTTGGCAAGAAGTAATAGGTGGAGAGGTGGTCAACCCTGATGTTGGCTGCGGGGTGGTTTCCTCCGGTTCATCCTTGTACTTCAGCAAG GCTGGCCTGCGACAGCTTGTGAGTTGGGACCTAGACACGGAATGGGCGGAGTTTGTTCAGTTCTACCTGCGTGTGGGTGGAGACTGGGCGGATTGCAACCAGGCTGACAGCAGGGAAGAGGGAGTACTGCTGCAGTACAGCAACGACGGAGGTATCAACTGGGGCCTCATCGCTGAGATGTACTTCACAGACTTCACCAAACCTCG TTTTGTCCACTACGAGCTTCCTTTGGCCTCAAAGACACCTTGCACTAGATTTCGCTGGTGGCAGCCTCTTCACTCCGGAGATGGCTATGACCAATGGGCAatcgatgacatcatcattttaTCTGAGAGGGAGAAGCACATTATACCAATGGCCAGTCCTACTTTGCCACAA AACTTCTATGAGAAGCCGGCTTTCGATTACCCGCTGAACCAGATGAGTGTGTGGTTGATGCTGGGTAATGAAGGCATGGAGAGGGACAGCAACAACAGCTTCTGTGCTCCAACCGCATCTTCCATGGTGTTTGGGCGCTCCGATGGCGACAGGGTGGCGGTCACCAGGGACCTTGCCCTGCGTTCTGGCTACACTCTCCAGTTTAAG TTAAACATAGGTTGTGAGTCAGAGTTCAGTGCGTCTGCCCCAGTCCTGCTGCAGTACTCCCATGATGCAGGTCGCACTTGGGCCTTGGTAAAGGAGGGCTGTTACCCCGGATCCCCGGGAGCGGGGAACTGTGAAGGAAGTGGCCGGGAGCTTCGAGAACCCACCGTGTACAACACCGGGGACTATGAAGACTGGACCAGGGTCACTGTGGTTATTCCACGCAATGTTGCAGCTAG TAAAACCCGGTTCCGCTGGTTCCAGGAGAGCAGCATTTACAGAGATGCTCCAGCTTTCGCACTGGATGGAGTCTACATCTCCGAGCCGTGTCCGAATCATTGTGGCGGCCATGGCGATTGCATTTCTGGAGTCTGCTTCTGTGATATGGGATACACAG TGGAACAGGATAGCTGTGTTCCATCCGTAGCCAGTCCCACCGAGCTGTCTGAGGGCTTTGAGGGCAAACTAAGTCCGCTCTGGCAGAGTCTAAGTGGGGGCCAAATAGGAGGTGGATGCAGCATAATCAGTGAGGGCAAGGCGCTTTACTTCAACAGCCCTGGAAGAAGGGAGGCTCGCACGGTGCCCCTCGACACCACAAACACTCG GTTGGCGCAATTCTACATTCGAATAGGCAGCAAAAGTTTGGGACCCACTTGCACCAGGCCCCGCTCACGCAATGAAG GTGTCCTTGTCCAGTTTTCCACCAACAATGGTGTCCAGTGGCAATTCCTGCGAGAGTTAGACTTCAGTTCCTTCTTGGAGCCTCAGGTGGTTACCATTGAATTGCCACCACATGCCAAAACGCCTTACACTGTGTTTCGCTGGTGGCAACCCCAACAAG GGAAACACTCAGCCCAGTGGGCTTTGGACGATGTCCTAATTGGTGTGAACGACAGCTCCAGAACTGGTTTCCATGACAAGTTTGATGGCACCACTCCTCTGAGGCACAACTGGTACCGCATTCAGGGCGGGGAGGTGACTGTGGATTGTTTGTCCCTGGACACGGCACTGACCTTCAACTCGGAAGCCATCGATA AAAAGCCGAGGTATGCCGAGAGCTGGGACTTTGAGGTGTCGGGTTCTTCCTTCCTGCAGTTTGAGCTGAGTATGGGCTGCAGCAAGTCCACCTCCTTTTCCCACGGCGTTCGCCTGGAATACTCCACAGACTGCGGCCGTCACTGGTCCCTCATTACCCCGGAGTGTGTTCCTCCAGCTATCGGTTGCGCCGCTTATACTCAGAGTTCCGTCTATACGTCGACACAATATAAACACTGGAGAAGGATCACTGTGTACCTGCCGAGCGCTGCTAA TTCTCCAAGAACTCGATTCCGTTGGATCCAAACCCATTTTACTCCGGGGGCTGAGGGTTGGGCTCTGGATAACGTGTTACTGGCCCCCGGTTGCCCTTGGATGTGCTCTGGTCACGGTCTGTGTGACAATGGCCACTGCGT TTGTGACAAAGGTTACGAGGGTGCCCACTGTGTGCCATTGGCGCCCCTGCCGTCTCTTTTGAGGGAAGACTTTAATGAGCACCTGCAGCAGGAGATCTGGCCTGAGGTTTATGGAGCTGAGAGGGGAACTCTGAGTGGAGAGCCTCTTAAATCTGGAAGCGCCCTCATCTTTAAAGGG GATGGTCTGCGAATGATAGTGTCAAGGGATCTGGATTGTACAAACACGCTCTACATTCAATTCTCCTTCAAGTTCATCACAAAAG gtgtacctGAACGCTCCCACTCAGTGCTGCTACAGTACTCAGTGAATGGCGGAATCAGCTGGCTACTCTTGGACGAGTTTTACTTCCCAGCTTCCACGGACACTCTGTTTCTTCACTTGCCGCTGCCCACCAGCGCTCGGACCAATGCCACCCGCTTCAGACTCTGGCAGCCGTACAATAGCG GTAAAAAAGAGGAGGTGTGGGTAATAGATGATCTCATCATTGACGGCAGCTCCTTGCACAACCCCCTCGTGGTCATGGACAGCTTTGAAGAAGGCCCGAATGCGTCCAACTGGCTCTTCTACCCGGGGGGCAACACTGGCCTCTACTGCCCCTACCAGAAAGCCGGCTT AGAGGAGGATGAGTCAGCGATGCTGTTTGTCTCCAGCGAGCTGGGGGAGCACTCCATCACCACCAGAGACATTGACGTGAATGAGAACACAATCATCCAGTTTGAG ATAAACGTCGGCTGCACGGCCGAAAGCTCCTCGGCCTACCCGGTGCGACTTGAATTCTCGCGGGACTTTGGCGCCACGTGGcacctgctgctgccgctgtgtGCCGGCGGGCCGCAACCATCTTCCTTGTGCTCCACCGAGCTCCATCCAGCCAGCGTTTATTTCCCGGGTACCACGCAAGGCTGGCGGCGGGAGGTCATCCATTTTGGCAAGCTACGTCTCTGCGG GTCCGTGAGGTTCCGTTGGTATCAGGGTTTCTTTTCAACTGGATCGGCGCCTCCAACATGGGCTCTGGACAATGTCTATATTGGCCCTCAGTGCCAGGACATGTGCAGTGGCCACGGAGCCTGTATAGGGGGCACCCATTGTATGTGTGACCCCGGCTACTCGGGAAGCGACTGCTCTGTGCCTGACATTCCCAACCCCGACTTCCTCAAAGAAGATTTTGAAG GCGGAGCAGTGGATGTTGATTTGTTTAGACAGCTTAGTGGTGGTAAACCATCCAGAAAATGTGGTATCATGTCCAGTGGGAACCATTTGTTCTTCAGTGAGGATGGGCTGCGCATGTTGGTCACCAATGAATTGGATTTGTCTAATGCCAG GTTTGTTCAGTTTTTCCTCCGACTCGGCTGCGGTAAGACAGCACCGGACCCTCGCTCTCAGCCAGTTCTTCTGCAGTACTCTCTGAACGGAGGTCTGACATGGGGTCTCCTCCAGGAATTTCTCTTCAGCAACAGCAGTAACCAGGCTCGCCTGGTGGCCCTTGAGATCCCGCTGCGCGCTCGCGCTTCTTCCACTCGCCTGCGCTGGTGGCAGCCTTCCGAGAATGGACAGTTTTACAGTCCTTGGGTAATCGATCAG GTGGTGGTTGGTGGTAGTGCCAGTGGCTGGGGACCACTGGAAGATGATTTTTCCTCTATCGATGGACGCTCATGGCTCCTCCACCCAGGTGGAACCAGAATGCCAGTTTGTGGCTCGGATGGACCCGCTTTTGCTTTTATCGAAAAGTCCAACACTCGCTACGCAGTCACCACTGACATCAGTTTAGGACAAGATGCCTTCATCCAATTTGACTTTTCTGCATCCTGCTCTGTAACCAACTCTTGCTACT CTGTGGAGCTGGAGTACTCTCTGGACTTAGGTCTGACGTGGCAACCCGTCGTTCGAGACTGTTTACCAACAAGCCCCGACTGCTCCTCCTACACCTTGCAGAGGCTGCTCATTTCTGATACCTACAACAAGTGGGGTCGTGTCACCATACACATTCCATCATATGCAAG GTCTCCAGCCACAAGATTCCGTTGGTTCCAGCAGGCTCCATTTGACAAGCAGCAGACCTGGGCTCTGGATAACCTCTATATTGGAGATGGCTGTCCAGATATGTGTTCTGGACATGGACGGTGCCAACAGAGCACCTGTGT GTGTGATCCAGAGTGGGGTGGTGAATACTGTGATGAACCAGTAGCTCCTCTCCCTTCCCAGCTGAAGGACAGCTTCAGCCGGGCTCCTTCACTCGGTCACTGGCACACGCTCACTGGTGGCAAACTCAGCACACTCTGTGGAGCTGTGGCATCTGGAGCTGCTCTGCACTTTAGTGGC GGTTGCAGCCGTCAGTTGGTGACGGTGGACCTCAACCTGACCAATGCCGAATTCATCCAATTCTATTTCATGTACGGTTGCATGATCCCACCTAGCAACCGTAACCAAGGGGTTCTCCTGGAGTACAGCTTGAATGGTGGAATCCACTGGCATCTACTGACGGAGATTTTTTATGATCTGTACACAAAGCCTGG GTTTGTGAATATTCTGCTGCCTCCTGCTGCCCGACAAGAAGGCGTGCGTGTGCGGTGGTGGCAGCCTCAGCACGACGGCGTGGACCAGAGTGACTGGGCTCTGGATAACGTCCTCATCGCGGGTTCAGACACGCGGGCGCAGATTTCGGACACATTCGGCGGTGTGGCGTTACCCAACCACGAGAGAGCTCCGGCTGATGAAACCTCAGGACCAAACAGTGATCTGGGAGAGCTAGAGGAAACTCCAATTG TGAGCGACCATTGGCTATTCTCAGAGGACTGCTCAGTGCAGCGGTTCTGCAGTTCCCCCGATGGAGTGATGGCGTGTGGTAGTGCAGATGGAAGAGAGGTCTACGCTGTCACGCACGATATCATCGCTGAAAAGGGTTGGGTCATGCAGTTTAAG ATTGCGGTGGGCTGCCTAGTGCCAGATCGTGCGGCAGACAGACAAGTCCACGTTCAGTACTCTGCCGACTACGGTGTGACGTGGAAGTACCTGGTTCCTCAGTGTCTACCCGCCGATCCCCGCTGCGGAGGTCACGTCTCGCAGCCGTCGGTCTTCTTTCCCGCCGAAGGATGGAAGCGGGCTGTCTATCCCCTGCCCGACGGCCTCGCTGGCAC TTCCGTGCGCTTCAGGTTCTACCAGCAGCACTCAGACGTTCAGTGGGGTGTGGAGAACTTTTACATCGGGCCTGCGTGTGAGAGCCATTGTGGCGGCCATGGAGACTGTTTGGCGCAACGCTGCCTCTGTGACCCAGGATTCACCGGACCAAATTGCTACGCCAGTGCAGCGTTGAAG GCGTCTTTGAAGGAACGTTTTGACTGGGAAGGAGCAGCTGGGCCTCAGTGGCAGGTTCTTGAAGGAGGGCGACCCTGCACAGACTGCGGTGTGTTGGTAGAAGGTACCGCCCTATATTTCGGAGGAGCCGATGCCAGACAAGCCGTTACCGCCGACCTGGACCTTCGTGGAGCTAA GTTTGTGGAATACTGGGCCAGGATtggaagtgaaaataacatgtcaaTGTGCCACCGTCCAACATGTCGCAAAGAGGGAGTGCTACTCGACTACTCTACTGATGGAG GTGTGTCGTGGAGCCTACTGCACGAAATGGATTATCTGAAATACGTTTCCGTGAGGAGAGATTACATCGTCCTGCCAGAGGGAGCCCTGACCAACGCCACTCGGCTACGTTGGTGGCAGCCTTTTACCATTTCTTCTGGATTGGCTTCTCCCAGCCTGGAAAGAGCCCAGTGGGCCATCGACAACATCTTGGTTGGCGGCTCTGACATCAATCCATCGACCCTGCTTGACACCTTTGATGACG AGGGCGTATCTCATGAGGAAAGCTGGAGCTTCTACCCGAATGCTGTGCGAACTGCGGGCTTCTGTGGAAACCCCTCGTTCCACCTTTACTGGcccaacaaaaaacaagaccAGACGCACAACATCCTCGCCACTCGGGAACTTATAGTGCAGCCTGGATACATTCTGCAGTTCCAA ATTGTCGTTGGCTGTGAGGCAGACACATGTGAGGAGCATCATTCTGTCCTGCTGCAGTACAGGAAGGATGCAAG GTCGGACTCGTGGCAGTTGGTACAGTCGGAGTGCCTCCCCTCTTCAGTCAACAACGTGGGCTGCTCTCCCTTCCAGTTCCACGAGTCCACCATCTTCAGTCCCGTCAACAGCTCGACGTGGACCAGGGTCACCGTTCAACTGCCTGACCACGTCTCTTCAGG GGCGACACAGTTCCGCTGGATTCAAAACGAAGGGACGGGCAAGCGTCAGAGCTGGGGAGTAGACCGCGTTTACATCGGCGAGGCCTGCCCGGGACTCTGCACTGGACACGGCTATTGCACAAGTAGCGTGGTCTGCATCTGTGACGAGGGATATCACG GTGATGACTGCTCCCTTTCCACCAGAGACTTGCCCAGCTCTATCAAGGACAACTTTGAGTCTGGTGACGTGTCCGCGGAGAGCTGGCAGTTGATTCAAGGTGGAGGAGTGGGCAGCGGGTGTGGACAGCTGTCACCCCATGCCCACGGCGACTCACTTTATTTTAACGGCTGTAAGATGAGGCAAGCTGTTACGAAACCGCTGGACCTCACTCGAGCCAGGTACAG CAAGATCATGTTTGTGCTGCAGATTGGCAGCGCGGCACAGACAGATAGTTGTAACATTGCTCTGGACCGGgctgacacggtggatcgcgcGGTGCTGCTGCAGTACAGCGTCAACAATGGAGTCAGCTGGCACGTAATCGCCCAGCACCAACCCAAAGACTTCATAAAGGCCCAGAGGGTGTCCTACAACATTCCTCT CGAGGCGAGGGTTAAAGGCGTGATgctacgatggtggcagccacGCCACGATGGCGCAGGACATGACCAGTGGGCGCTGGACCACGTGGAAGTCGTTCT CACCCGTAAACAAAACTACATGATGAACTTTGCCAGACAAAGTGGCTTGCGTCATTACTACAGCCGCAAACGGCGGGCACTGGCGCGGCGCGCCTGA